The Klebsiella sp. RHBSTW-00484 genome includes a window with the following:
- a CDS encoding DUF1883 domain-containing protein has translation MAMVKASLTLFGGDTLVVRCSERCHIHLMSAKVPGDSHADILSVQDRDSAYLTVPYNGTWNVLIDSHSQSLEHSISYVPA, from the coding sequence ATGGCAATGGTAAAAGCAAGTTTAACGTTGTTTGGTGGTGATACGTTGGTGGTGCGTTGTTCCGAACGCTGCCACATTCACCTGATGAGCGCCAAAGTTCCTGGCGATAGTCATGCGGATATTCTGAGTGTGCAGGACAGAGATAGCGCGTATCTGACCGTACCTTACAATGGTACCTGGAACGTTCTCATCGACAGCCACAGCCAGTCGCTGGAGCACTCAATCAGCTACGTTCCCGCCTGA
- the lolB gene encoding lipoprotein insertase outer membrane protein LolB — protein MNRLFRLLPLASLVLTACTINAPQGPGKSPDAPQWRQHQQDVRNLNQFQTRGAFAYLSDEQKVYARFFWQQTGQDRYRLLLTNPLGSTELSLTAQPGSVQMIDNKGQTYTATDAEEMIGRLTGMPIPLNSLRQWIIGLPGEATDYALDDQYRLRELNYTQNGKTWHVTWSGYTTDTKPSLPANMELNNGSQRIKLKMDNWIVK, from the coding sequence ATGAATCGACTGTTCCGCCTGTTGCCGCTGGCAAGCCTCGTTCTGACCGCCTGTACGATTAACGCTCCGCAAGGACCAGGTAAAAGCCCTGACGCTCCGCAGTGGCGTCAGCACCAGCAAGATGTCCGCAATCTCAATCAGTTCCAGACGCGCGGCGCTTTTGCTTACCTCTCAGATGAACAAAAAGTGTATGCCCGCTTCTTCTGGCAGCAGACTGGCCAGGACCGCTATCGTTTGCTGCTGACTAACCCGCTCGGCAGCACAGAACTGTCGTTGACCGCGCAACCGGGCAGCGTGCAGATGATTGACAATAAAGGACAGACCTACACCGCAACCGATGCAGAAGAGATGATTGGCCGCCTGACCGGGATGCCGATTCCGCTCAACAGCCTGCGCCAGTGGATTATCGGTCTGCCGGGTGAGGCGACCGATTACGCTCTTGATGACCAGTACCGTCTACGCGAGCTGAACTACACGCAAAATGGCAAGACCTGGCATGTCACCTGGAGCGGCTACACCACTGATACGAAACCCTCACTTCCGGCCAATATGGAACTCAACAACGGCAGTCAGCGCATCAAGCTGAAAATGGATAACTGGATTGTGAAATGA
- a CDS encoding DsrE/DsrF/TusD sulfur relay family protein, whose product MQRVVIIANGAAYGSESLFNSLRLAIALREQQSDLELKLFLMSDAVTAGLRGQKPAEGYNIQQMLEILTAQNVPVKLCKTCADGRGISTLPLIDGVEIGTLVELAQWTLAADKVLTF is encoded by the coding sequence ATGCAACGTGTTGTGATTATCGCTAACGGTGCCGCCTACGGCAGCGAATCCCTGTTCAACAGCCTGCGTCTGGCTATCGCCCTGCGTGAGCAGCAATCCGACCTCGAACTCAAGCTATTTTTAATGTCTGATGCGGTCACCGCCGGTCTGCGCGGCCAGAAACCAGCGGAAGGCTACAACATTCAGCAGATGCTGGAGATCCTCACCGCGCAAAACGTGCCGGTGAAGCTGTGTAAGACCTGCGCCGATGGCCGGGGAATCAGCACGTTACCGCTGATTGACGGCGTGGAGATTGGTACGCTTGTTGAACTGGCGCAGTGGACGCTGGCGGCGGATAAAGTCCTGACCTTCTGA
- the nasR gene encoding nitrate regulatory protein NasR (NasR is a transcription antiterminator and transcriptional regulator for the nasFEDCBA operon): MNNMAGNAPEAGDWFARARRLQRQQLHQLAQQGELASQISALVHMLQCERGASNIWLCSGGRLYAAECRAGAALVDEQLTLFYAALDPARSSASSALCWRIASAVWYLTQLTVLRERVRGQIIAAEEATGQFSLIIRHLLNIVPQLNDSIDDPQIAGRMVALYSFMQGKELAGQERALGALGFARGQFSGELRQQLVDRIDGQQPCFDSFLALAPPPQTTLFAEQCQASLEIEQLRRIACTRQPPADDGETALRWFCAQTQRLEQLRGVEELLIVDLLNATDALLEEEQAPPTDWQDVDVSDSVSHRLDKQLLPLVRQQAHELQQLSGQLASLKDALEERKLIEKAKSVLMAHQGMQEEQAWQALRKMAMDKNQRMVEIARALLTVKSLWQITPKE, translated from the coding sequence ATGAATAATATGGCTGGCAATGCGCCCGAGGCGGGCGACTGGTTTGCACGTGCGCGTCGATTGCAGAGACAGCAGTTGCATCAGTTGGCGCAGCAGGGGGAACTGGCAAGTCAAATAAGTGCTCTGGTGCATATGCTTCAGTGTGAGCGAGGTGCGTCAAACATCTGGTTGTGCTCGGGAGGCCGACTTTACGCCGCGGAGTGCCGTGCGGGGGCGGCGCTGGTGGATGAGCAATTAACGCTATTTTATGCGGCGCTTGATCCAGCCCGCAGCTCAGCCAGCAGCGCGCTGTGCTGGCGTATCGCCAGCGCGGTCTGGTACTTGACGCAGCTCACGGTCCTACGCGAGCGCGTGCGCGGTCAGATAATTGCCGCCGAGGAGGCGACGGGGCAATTTAGCCTTATCATCCGCCATCTGTTGAATATTGTCCCGCAGCTCAATGACAGCATCGACGATCCGCAAATCGCCGGGCGCATGGTGGCGCTCTACAGCTTTATGCAGGGGAAAGAGCTGGCCGGGCAGGAGCGTGCGCTGGGCGCGCTGGGCTTTGCTCGCGGGCAGTTTAGCGGTGAACTGCGCCAGCAGCTGGTGGACCGTATTGACGGTCAGCAGCCCTGCTTTGACAGCTTCCTGGCCCTGGCTCCCCCCCCGCAAACGACCCTGTTTGCTGAACAGTGTCAGGCCAGTCTGGAAATCGAACAGCTGCGGCGTATTGCCTGCACTCGCCAACCTCCTGCGGATGATGGCGAAACGGCATTGCGCTGGTTTTGCGCCCAGACTCAGCGCCTGGAGCAGTTGCGCGGAGTGGAAGAGCTGCTGATTGTTGACCTGCTTAATGCGACCGACGCTCTGCTGGAAGAAGAACAGGCCCCGCCAACTGACTGGCAGGATGTGGATGTCAGCGACAGCGTCTCCCATCGGCTGGATAAACAGCTGCTGCCGCTGGTTCGCCAGCAGGCCCACGAGCTGCAACAGCTCTCCGGGCAACTGGCGTCGTTAAAGGATGCGCTGGAAGAGCGCAAGCTGATTGAAAAAGCCAAAAGCGTGCTGATGGCACACCAGGGAATGCAGGAGGAGCAGGCCTGGCAGGCGCTGCGCAAAATGGCG
- the kdsA gene encoding 3-deoxy-8-phosphooctulonate synthase encodes MKQKVVSIGDINVANDLPFVLFGGMNVLESRDLAMRICEHYVTVTQKLGIPYVFKASFDKANRSSIHSYRGPGLEEGMKIFQELKQTFGVKIITDVHEASQAQPVADVVDVIQLPAFLARQTDLVEAMAKTGAVINVKKPQFVSPGQMGNIVDKFIEGGNDQIILCDRGANFGYDNLVVDMLGFGVMKKSSNNSPVIFDVTHALQCRDPFGAASGGRRAQVAELARAGMAVGIAGLFIEAHPDPEHAKCDGPSALPLDKLEPFLKQMKAIDDLVKGFDELDTSK; translated from the coding sequence ATGAAACAAAAAGTGGTTAGCATTGGTGATATCAACGTAGCAAACGACCTGCCATTCGTGCTGTTTGGTGGGATGAACGTGCTGGAGTCCCGCGATCTTGCGATGCGTATCTGCGAACACTACGTGACCGTCACGCAGAAGCTGGGCATTCCATATGTGTTCAAAGCCTCTTTTGATAAAGCTAACCGTTCTTCCATCCACTCCTATCGCGGGCCGGGTCTGGAAGAAGGGATGAAGATTTTCCAGGAGCTGAAACAGACTTTTGGTGTGAAAATCATCACCGATGTTCACGAAGCCAGCCAGGCGCAGCCGGTTGCTGATGTGGTTGACGTTATCCAGCTGCCAGCGTTCCTGGCGCGCCAGACTGACCTGGTTGAAGCGATGGCGAAAACCGGTGCGGTTATTAACGTTAAGAAACCGCAGTTCGTGAGCCCGGGTCAGATGGGTAATATCGTCGATAAGTTTATCGAAGGCGGTAACGACCAGATTATTCTGTGCGATCGCGGTGCTAACTTCGGCTACGACAACCTGGTTGTCGATATGCTGGGCTTTGGCGTGATGAAAAAATCGTCCAACAACTCACCGGTTATCTTTGATGTGACCCACGCACTACAGTGTCGCGACCCGTTTGGCGCGGCCTCCGGTGGTCGTCGTGCACAGGTTGCTGAACTGGCGCGTGCAGGTATGGCGGTGGGTATCGCCGGTCTGTTCATCGAAGCACACCCGGATCCTGAACACGCGAAATGCGACGGTCCGTCCGCGCTGCCGCTGGATAAACTGGAGCCGTTCCTCAAGCAAATGAAAGCCATCGACGATCTGGTCAAAGGCTTTGATGAGCTGGATACCAGCAAGTAA
- the chaB gene encoding putative cation transport regulator ChaB, with protein sequence MPYRSKSELPESVQHVLPAHAQEIYKEAFNSAWDQYKHKEDRRDDASREETAHKVAWAAVKNDYEKGDDDKWHKKK encoded by the coding sequence ATGCCTTATCGCAGCAAAAGTGAATTACCCGAGAGCGTTCAGCATGTCCTGCCCGCACATGCCCAGGAGATCTATAAAGAAGCGTTTAACAGTGCTTGGGATCAGTACAAACACAAAGAAGACCGACGAGATGACGCCAGCCGTGAAGAAACGGCGCATAAAGTCGCCTGGGCGGCGGTAAAAAATGATTATGAAAAAGGCGACGATGATAAGTGGCATAAGAAGAAATAA
- the sirB2 gene encoding invasion regulator SirB2, whose product MNLFSAVLYLHIASVVVSVSLFVLRYWWGWSGNRLLNQRWVRIAPHCSDTVLFLSGAGLMAITHYLPFTEDGTWLTEKLFGVIIYIALGFIALGRRRPRSQQSRFIAFLLALVVLFIIIQLAITRIPLLG is encoded by the coding sequence ATGAACCTGTTTAGCGCCGTGCTGTACCTGCATATCGCCAGCGTGGTGGTCTCGGTCAGCCTGTTCGTGTTGCGCTACTGGTGGGGCTGGAGCGGTAATCGTCTGCTCAATCAGCGCTGGGTACGCATTGCGCCGCACTGTAGCGATACCGTGCTGTTTCTCAGCGGCGCAGGATTAATGGCAATAACGCACTATCTGCCGTTTACCGAGGACGGTACATGGCTGACTGAAAAGCTGTTTGGCGTTATCATTTATATCGCATTAGGTTTTATCGCGTTGGGCCGTCGTCGCCCGCGCAGCCAGCAGAGTCGGTTTATCGCCTTTCTGTTGGCCCTGGTGGTGTTGTTCATCATCATTCAACTCGCCATCACAAGAATACCGTTACTGGGGTAA
- the prfA gene encoding peptide chain release factor 1, whose amino-acid sequence MKPSIVAKLEALYERHEEVQALLGDAATIADQDKFRALSREYAQLSDVARCYTDWRQLQDDIETAQMMLDDPEMREMAQEELREAKEKGEQMEQQLQVLLLPKDPDDERNAFVEVRAGTGGDEAALFAGDLFRMYSRYAEARRWRVEIMSANEGEHGGFKEVIAKISGDGVYGRLKFESGGHRVQRVPATESQGRIHTSACTVAVMPELPEAEMPEINAGDLRIDTFRSSGAGGQHVNTTDSAIRITHLPTGIVVECQDERSQHKNKAKALSVLGARIRAAEVAKRHQAEASERRNLLGSGDRSDRNRTYNYPQGRVTDHRINLTLYRLDEVMEGKLDMLIEPIVQEYQADQLAALSEQE is encoded by the coding sequence ATGAAGCCTTCTATTGTTGCCAAACTGGAAGCTCTTTACGAGCGCCACGAGGAAGTTCAGGCGCTACTCGGCGATGCTGCGACCATCGCCGATCAAGATAAATTTCGCGCATTATCGCGAGAGTACGCACAGCTGAGCGACGTGGCTCGTTGCTATACCGACTGGCGTCAGCTGCAGGATGATATTGAAACTGCACAGATGATGCTCGACGACCCGGAAATGCGCGAAATGGCGCAGGAAGAGCTGCGTGAAGCGAAAGAAAAAGGCGAGCAGATGGAACAGCAGCTGCAGGTTCTGCTGCTGCCAAAAGATCCGGATGACGAACGTAACGCTTTTGTCGAAGTGCGCGCCGGTACCGGCGGTGATGAAGCGGCGTTGTTTGCTGGCGACCTGTTCCGCATGTACAGCCGTTATGCCGAAGCCCGCCGCTGGCGTGTGGAAATCATGAGCGCTAACGAAGGCGAACATGGTGGTTTTAAAGAAGTGATTGCTAAGATCAGCGGCGATGGCGTCTATGGTCGCCTGAAGTTCGAATCCGGCGGCCATCGCGTTCAACGCGTACCGGCAACCGAGTCTCAGGGGCGTATCCATACTTCTGCTTGTACAGTGGCGGTGATGCCGGAACTGCCGGAAGCCGAAATGCCGGAAATTAACGCGGGCGATCTGCGTATTGATACCTTCCGTTCTTCGGGTGCTGGCGGTCAGCACGTTAACACCACCGATTCGGCTATCCGTATTACCCACTTGCCGACCGGTATTGTCGTCGAGTGCCAGGACGAACGTTCACAGCACAAAAACAAAGCCAAAGCCTTGTCGGTGCTGGGCGCGCGTATTCGCGCTGCGGAAGTGGCTAAACGCCATCAGGCGGAAGCCTCCGAACGCCGTAACCTGTTGGGCAGTGGCGATCGCAGCGATCGTAATCGCACCTATAACTATCCGCAGGGGCGCGTCACCGACCACCGCATCAACCTGACGCTTTACCGTCTGGATGAGGTGATGGAAGGAAAACTTGATATGCTCATTGAGCCGATCGTGCAGGAATATCAAGCCGATCAGCTGGCAGCGCTTTCCGAGCAGGAATGA
- the sirB1 gene encoding invasion regulator SirB1: protein MRSLADFEFNKAPLCDGMVLISELIRDDFPTHYVQDELERLLGLAQEEIASSWDQERQIERLLELFYKDWGFSASHGVYRLSDALWIDKVLNNRQGSAVSLGAVLLWIAQRLSLPVVPVIFPTQMLLRADPEESEEMWLINPFNGETLNEHTLEVWLKGNISPLAELFNEDLDEADNAEVIHKLLDTLKSALMEERQMELALGTSEALLQFNPEDPYEIRDRGLIYAQLECDHVALQDLNYFVEQCPEDPISEMIRAQINTISHKQITLH from the coding sequence ATGAGGTCGTTAGCTGATTTCGAATTTAATAAAGCGCCATTATGTGATGGCATGGTCCTCATTTCCGAATTAATCCGCGACGATTTTCCGACGCACTATGTGCAGGATGAACTGGAGCGGTTGCTAGGTCTGGCGCAGGAGGAGATTGCTTCTTCCTGGGATCAGGAACGCCAGATCGAGCGTTTGCTGGAGCTTTTTTACAAGGACTGGGGATTCAGCGCATCCCACGGCGTCTACCGTCTGTCCGACGCCCTGTGGATTGACAAGGTTCTGAACAACCGACAGGGCAGCGCGGTGTCGTTAGGTGCTGTCCTGTTGTGGATTGCTCAGCGTCTGTCGCTGCCGGTTGTACCGGTGATTTTCCCAACGCAGATGCTGCTTCGCGCCGATCCCGAAGAGAGTGAAGAGATGTGGCTTATCAACCCGTTCAATGGCGAAACCCTGAACGAGCACACTCTGGAAGTCTGGCTGAAGGGCAATATTAGTCCGCTTGCCGAGCTGTTTAATGAGGATCTCGATGAGGCTGATAACGCGGAAGTGATCCACAAACTGCTTGATACTCTGAAATCAGCCCTGATGGAAGAGCGGCAGATGGAACTGGCGTTAGGCACCAGCGAGGCGCTGTTGCAGTTCAATCCAGAAGACCCGTATGAAATTCGCGATCGTGGGCTGATCTACGCCCAGCTTGAGTGCGATCACGTGGCATTGCAGGATCTCAACTACTTCGTGGAGCAGTGCCCGGAAGACCCGATCAGCGAAATGATCCGTGCGCAGATCAACACCATTTCGCATAAACAAATTACATTGCATTAG
- the prmC gene encoding peptide chain release factor N(5)-glutamine methyltransferase: MTFQQWLTRAITRLSQSESPRRDAEILLGHVTGKARTYILAFDETTLTEQQLSELETLLSRRTQGEPVAHLVGQREFWSLPLFVSPATLIPRPDTECLVEQALERLPGASCRILDLGTGTGAIALALASERPDCLLTAVDFMPDAVALAERNVAHLAIDNVTVRQSNWFSALAGQQFDMIVSNPPYIDETDPHLEQGDVRFEPKTALVAADSGLADLAHIIREGRRFLVPGGVMLLEHGWMQGEAVRELFREAGYLDVSTCRDYGDNERLTLGLIPGGTHEPV, translated from the coding sequence ATGACATTTCAGCAGTGGTTGACCCGGGCCATAACCCGCCTGAGCCAAAGCGAAAGTCCGCGCCGGGATGCCGAAATTTTGCTCGGCCACGTGACCGGCAAAGCGCGGACTTATATTCTCGCGTTTGACGAAACGACTCTGACGGAGCAACAGTTATCTGAGCTGGAAACGCTGCTAAGCCGTCGCACGCAAGGTGAGCCGGTGGCTCACCTGGTCGGTCAGCGTGAGTTCTGGTCGCTGCCGCTGTTTGTCTCCCCGGCGACGCTTATTCCGCGCCCGGACACCGAATGTCTTGTTGAGCAGGCCCTGGAGCGATTGCCTGGGGCATCGTGCCGAATCCTCGATCTCGGCACCGGCACTGGCGCTATCGCTCTGGCGCTAGCCAGCGAACGCCCGGACTGCCTGCTGACAGCCGTCGACTTTATGCCTGATGCGGTTGCGCTGGCCGAGCGCAACGTCGCTCATCTCGCTATCGATAACGTCACCGTGCGGCAAAGCAACTGGTTCAGCGCGCTCGCCGGGCAGCAATTCGACATGATAGTCAGCAATCCCCCCTATATCGACGAAACCGACCCGCATCTTGAGCAGGGCGATGTGCGCTTTGAGCCAAAAACGGCGCTGGTTGCTGCCGACAGTGGGCTTGCCGATTTGGCGCATATTATCCGTGAAGGCCGTCGTTTCCTCGTCCCCGGCGGCGTTATGCTGCTGGAGCATGGCTGGATGCAGGGTGAAGCGGTGCGCGAGTTATTTCGCGAGGCCGGGTACCTCGATGTCTCCACCTGCCGCGATTACGGAGATAACGAACGTCTAACGTTGGGGCTGATACCGGGAGGGACGCATGAACCTGTTTAG
- the hemA gene encoding glutamyl-tRNA reductase yields the protein MTLLALGINHKTAPVALRERVTFSPDTLDQALESLLAQPMVQGGVVLSTCNRTELYLSVEEQDNLQEVLIRWLCDYHGLNEDELRKSLYWHQDNDAVSHLMRVASGLDSLVLGEPQILGQVKKAFADSSRGHLNVSELERMFQKSFSVAKRVRTETDIGASAVSVAFAACTLARQIFESLSSVTVLLVGAGETIELVARHLREHKVRKMVIANRTRERAQALADEVGAEVISLSDIDERLKEADIIISSTASPLPIIGKGMVERALKARRNQPMLLVDIAVPRDVEPEVGKLANAYLYSVDDLQNIIQHNLAQRKAAAVQAETIVEQETSEFMAWLRAQSASETIREYRSQAELVRDELTAKALAALSQGGDAQEIMQDLARKLTNRLIHSPTKSLQQAARDGDDERLHILRNSLGLE from the coding sequence ATGACCCTTTTAGCTCTTGGCATTAATCACAAAACAGCCCCGGTAGCGCTGCGAGAACGCGTAACGTTTTCGCCGGATACGCTCGACCAGGCGCTGGAGAGCTTGCTGGCTCAGCCAATGGTGCAGGGCGGGGTGGTGCTGTCGACCTGCAACCGTACGGAACTTTACCTCAGCGTTGAAGAGCAGGATAACCTCCAGGAAGTCCTGATCCGCTGGCTGTGTGACTATCACGGCCTGAATGAAGACGAACTGCGTAAAAGCCTCTATTGGCACCAGGATAACGATGCGGTCAGCCATTTGATGCGCGTTGCCAGCGGGCTGGACTCGCTGGTGCTTGGCGAACCGCAGATCCTCGGACAGGTGAAAAAAGCCTTTGCCGATTCCAGCCGCGGGCATCTGAACGTCAGCGAACTGGAGCGCATGTTCCAGAAGTCGTTCTCGGTGGCCAAACGCGTGCGTACCGAAACCGATATTGGTGCCAGCGCGGTCTCCGTGGCGTTTGCTGCCTGTACTCTGGCGCGTCAAATCTTTGAATCACTGTCAAGCGTCACGGTGCTGCTGGTCGGCGCCGGGGAAACCATCGAACTGGTGGCCCGCCATTTGCGTGAGCACAAGGTGCGCAAGATGGTGATTGCTAACCGCACCCGCGAGCGTGCTCAGGCGCTGGCCGATGAAGTCGGCGCAGAGGTCATCTCCCTGAGCGATATCGACGAACGTTTGAAAGAAGCCGACATTATTATTAGCTCTACCGCCAGCCCGCTGCCCATTATCGGCAAAGGGATGGTGGAGCGCGCGCTGAAGGCGCGCCGCAATCAGCCGATGCTGCTGGTAGATATCGCGGTACCACGTGATGTTGAACCCGAAGTTGGCAAGCTGGCGAACGCCTATCTCTATAGCGTGGACGATCTACAAAACATCATTCAGCATAATCTGGCGCAGCGAAAAGCCGCGGCGGTGCAGGCTGAAACCATTGTCGAGCAGGAAACCAGCGAATTTATGGCCTGGCTGCGTGCCCAGAGCGCCAGCGAGACTATCCGCGAATATCGTTCCCAGGCTGAGCTGGTCCGCGACGAGCTGACGGCGAAGGCGCTTGCTGCGCTGAGCCAGGGCGGCGATGCGCAGGAAATCATGCAGGACCTGGCGCGTAAGTTGACTAACCGCCTGATCCACTCGCCAACCAAATCTCTTCAGCAGGCTGCCCGTGACGGGGATGATGAACGCCTGCATATTCTGCGCAACAGCCTCGGGCTGGAATAG
- the chaA gene encoding sodium-potassium/proton antiporter ChaA produces the protein MTEAHEAVKTRHKETTLAFPVLALAVLFFLGSSQSLPVVIAINILALVGILSSAFSVVRHADVLAHRLGEPYGSLILSLSVVILEVSLISALMATGDAAPTLMRDTLYSIIMIVTGGLVGFSLLLGGSKFATQYMNLFGIKQYLIALFPLAIIVLVFPMALPGANFTTGQALLVALISAGMYGVFLLIQTKTHQSLFIYEHEDDSDDDDPHHGKPSAHSSKWHTAWLLVHLVAVIAVTKMNANPLETLLTSMNAPVAFTGFLVALLILSPEGLGALKAVLNNQVQRAMNLFFGSVLATISLTVPVVTLIAILTGNDLLFGLGAPEMVVMVASLVLCHISFSTGRTNVLNGAAHLALFAAYLMTIFA, from the coding sequence ATGACCGAAGCACATGAGGCGGTAAAAACCCGCCACAAGGAGACCACCCTCGCCTTTCCGGTTCTGGCGCTGGCGGTGCTGTTTTTTCTGGGAAGCAGCCAGTCACTGCCAGTGGTCATTGCAATAAACATTCTGGCGCTGGTCGGGATTCTGAGCAGCGCATTTAGCGTAGTACGCCACGCCGACGTTCTGGCGCATCGCCTCGGCGAACCCTATGGCTCGTTAATTTTGAGCCTCTCAGTGGTTATTCTCGAAGTTAGCCTGATTTCCGCATTAATGGCCACCGGCGACGCCGCGCCAACCCTGATGCGCGACACGCTTTATTCGATCATTATGATCGTCACCGGCGGTCTGGTGGGCTTTTCACTACTTCTTGGTGGGAGTAAATTTGCCACCCAATATATGAATCTGTTCGGCATCAAACAGTACTTAATCGCCCTGTTCCCACTGGCGATTATCGTGCTGGTTTTCCCGATGGCGCTACCGGGGGCCAACTTCACCACTGGACAGGCGCTGCTGGTCGCGCTGATATCTGCTGGGATGTATGGTGTATTTCTGCTGATTCAGACCAAAACCCACCAGAGCCTGTTTATCTACGAGCACGAAGATGACAGCGACGACGACGACCCGCATCATGGCAAGCCGTCTGCGCATAGCAGCAAGTGGCATACCGCCTGGCTGCTGGTACATCTGGTTGCGGTTATCGCCGTCACCAAGATGAACGCCAATCCACTGGAGACTCTGCTGACCAGCATGAACGCGCCTGTGGCCTTTACTGGCTTCCTGGTCGCCCTGCTGATCCTCTCCCCGGAAGGCCTTGGTGCGCTAAAAGCGGTACTGAACAACCAGGTTCAGCGGGCGATGAACCTGTTCTTCGGTTCGGTGCTGGCAACGATTTCCCTGACGGTTCCGGTGGTGACGTTAATCGCTATTCTCACCGGTAACGATCTACTCTTTGGCCTTGGCGCGCCGGAGATGGTGGTGATGGTCGCCTCGTTGGTGCTATGCCATATTTCCTTCTCTACCGGGCGCACCAATGTACTCAACGGCGCGGCACACCTGGCGCTATTTGCCGCCTACCTGATGACTATTTTTGCCTGA
- a CDS encoding gamma-glutamylcyclotransferase: MLTRDFLLNADCKTAFGAIEESLLWSAEQRAASLAATLACRPDDGSVWIFGYGSLMWNPALEYSESCTGTLPGWHRAFCLRLTAGRGSANQPGRMLALKEGGRTTGVAYRLPDETLEEELTLLWKREMITGCYLPTWCKLELDDGRTVNALVFIMDPRHPLFEADTSAQVIAPLIARASGPLGTNAQYLFSLEQELCKLGMHDDCLDDLVSKVRNLLGDNSQPGLA; encoded by the coding sequence GTGTTAACTCGTGATTTCTTACTGAATGCGGATTGTAAAACAGCGTTTGGCGCTATTGAGGAATCGCTTCTCTGGTCGGCGGAGCAACGGGCAGCCTCTTTGGCTGCGACCCTGGCCTGTCGTCCGGACGATGGCTCGGTATGGATTTTTGGCTATGGTTCCCTGATGTGGAACCCGGCGCTTGAATACAGTGAATCCTGTACCGGCACGCTGCCGGGCTGGCACCGCGCGTTTTGCCTGCGGCTCACCGCCGGACGCGGTAGCGCAAATCAGCCGGGTCGTATGTTGGCCCTGAAAGAGGGCGGACGCACGACTGGCGTAGCCTACCGCCTGCCTGATGAAACCCTGGAAGAAGAGCTGACGCTTCTGTGGAAGCGGGAAATGATCACCGGCTGCTATCTGCCGACCTGGTGCAAACTGGAGTTGGATGATGGGCGCACCGTGAACGCGCTGGTGTTTATTATGGACCCGCGCCATCCGCTGTTTGAGGCAGATACCAGCGCCCAGGTGATTGCGCCGCTGATAGCACGCGCCAGCGGGCCGCTTGGCACCAATGCCCAGTATCTGTTCTCCCTTGAGCAAGAGCTGTGCAAGCTCGGCATGCACGATGACTGCCTTGATGACCTGGTCAGCAAGGTGCGTAATCTGCTTGGGGATAATAGCCAGCCGGGGCTGGCTTAA